From one Acidobacteriota bacterium genomic stretch:
- a CDS encoding chemotaxis protein CheW, with the protein MIQEKARGEKDRNFLLVRSGESRYALPVSIVQRIVHDLPSHPVPGAQPRLLGLAQFAGEPLPVLDLLATVEGEKVTNSGTRTTVIVSHRTRSDRSLLGLAVAEVLNICQTAKTEETDGFGDGCAPETVEIEGRTAKVVNVDEILGCETRDSGAKNGR; encoded by the coding sequence GTGATTCAGGAAAAGGCAAGGGGCGAAAAGGACCGGAACTTCCTGCTCGTTCGCTCGGGAGAGTCGAGATATGCGCTCCCGGTTTCTATCGTCCAGCGGATCGTCCATGATCTGCCGTCGCACCCGGTCCCTGGTGCGCAGCCACGTCTTCTCGGACTCGCCCAGTTCGCCGGTGAACCGTTGCCGGTGCTCGACCTCCTCGCCACCGTCGAGGGGGAGAAGGTCACGAACTCGGGCACACGGACGACTGTCATCGTGTCCCATCGGACCCGATCCGATCGCTCGCTCCTGGGACTTGCCGTCGCCGAGGTTTTGAACATTTGCCAGACAGCGAAAACGGAAGAAACCGATGGATTTGGCGATGGATGCGCCCCTGAAACGGTCGAAATCGAGGGTCGAACGGCTAAGGTCGTCAATGTGGATGAAATCCTCGGTTGTGAAACACGGGATTCTGGAGCAAAAAATGGCAGATGA
- a CDS encoding methyl-accepting chemotaxis protein, with protein sequence MADEAGARGRHAWIGLALLLAVVLVGGVFLGLTVSDLREEWYLQVYLLFALLAVAGYVLLVHLPNRRTIRDYRELQRSHDEQCSALGVALEEMQHGDLVAVSRPNNRLPDEMRRAVDTASRALAALIQQIQSSSVEVATAAGTVQRISSELASVSSQQAAAVVEITAMTEELARAAGQIASNALNQAELAAKSEVAGNQGASALESAVSGIEAVRRHMDAISNRADSLGGRSREIYRILDLINEIAQETHILALNAAIEASAAGEHGERFSVVADEVRRLAERSRESVDSVRSHVDEFAGSIRGVVEATGAGSKAVDQVLRGSENTQEAIAQLRGALADTAEAAREISESTEEQRTASDQVVQTLRDVSEVVQRIADGLARYTGAADQLNQLALTIQLLTQSFRIDSEHSLKHILMRWADRLRDYAGNLEVAEGVLEDLLVACPYIEFVFLVDRNGSMIAFAANSELLGDRELPGSAAIGENYADRPWFQAVSRDQRASITAIYDSLLTGDPCFTIAVAVRDVDDDVIGALGVDVNLLNWTKI encoded by the coding sequence ATGGCAGATGAGGCTGGTGCCAGGGGACGGCACGCGTGGATCGGATTGGCGTTGTTGCTTGCCGTGGTGCTGGTGGGCGGAGTTTTTCTCGGACTCACCGTCAGCGATCTCCGAGAGGAGTGGTATCTGCAGGTCTATCTGTTGTTCGCCCTGCTCGCAGTCGCGGGTTACGTCCTGCTTGTTCATCTCCCGAACCGGCGCACGATCAGAGATTATCGAGAACTGCAACGAAGCCACGACGAGCAATGCAGCGCGCTCGGTGTTGCGCTCGAGGAGATGCAACACGGAGACCTGGTGGCCGTGAGCAGGCCGAACAACCGATTGCCGGACGAAATGCGGAGGGCGGTGGATACCGCGAGTCGAGCTCTGGCAGCCCTGATCCAGCAGATCCAGTCTTCGTCGGTCGAAGTTGCCACCGCCGCGGGAACAGTGCAGAGGATTTCTTCCGAACTCGCTTCGGTCTCCAGCCAGCAGGCTGCAGCCGTGGTCGAGATCACCGCTATGACGGAAGAATTGGCCCGAGCCGCGGGTCAGATCGCCAGCAACGCGCTGAACCAGGCGGAATTGGCGGCCAAGTCCGAGGTCGCCGGGAATCAGGGGGCCTCCGCTCTCGAGTCAGCGGTGTCGGGAATCGAGGCTGTCAGGCGGCACATGGACGCCATCTCGAATCGGGCAGACAGTCTCGGAGGAAGATCGAGAGAGATCTATCGCATACTCGATCTTATCAACGAGATTGCGCAGGAGACGCACATTCTCGCACTCAATGCGGCGATCGAGGCATCGGCGGCCGGTGAGCACGGCGAACGCTTTTCGGTGGTCGCAGACGAAGTCCGCCGCCTCGCCGAACGCTCGCGGGAGTCGGTCGATTCCGTGAGATCGCACGTGGACGAGTTTGCGGGTTCGATTCGAGGTGTGGTGGAGGCTACCGGAGCGGGCAGCAAGGCTGTGGATCAAGTCTTGCGGGGGAGTGAAAACACGCAGGAAGCGATCGCACAGCTTCGTGGTGCGCTCGCCGACACAGCCGAAGCCGCGAGGGAAATCTCAGAGTCAACCGAAGAACAGCGGACAGCTTCCGACCAGGTGGTTCAGACACTCCGCGATGTAAGCGAGGTCGTACAGCGCATCGCAGACGGGTTGGCGCGCTACACTGGTGCGGCCGACCAGCTCAATCAGCTGGCGCTGACGATTCAGCTTCTTACCCAGAGCTTCCGTATCGATTCCGAACACTCGCTCAAGCACATCCTGATGCGCTGGGCCGACCGTCTGCGTGATTACGCGGGCAACCTCGAGGTGGCGGAAGGGGTGCTCGAGGATCTCCTTGTTGCATGCCCGTATATCGAATTCGTCTTCCTGGTCGATCGCAACGGTTCGATGATCGCATTCGCGGCGAACAGCGAGTTGTTGGGAGATCGTGAGCTTCCCGGGAGCGCGGCGATCGGCGAGAATTATGCCGATCGTCCGTGGTTTCAGGCGGTCTCGAGAGACCAGAGGGCCTCTATCACGGCGATCTACGATTCCCTGCTGACAGGTGATCCGTGCTTCACGATCGCGGTCGCCGTGCGGGACGTCGATGACGACGTTATCGGCGCGCTGGGTGTTGACGTGAATTTGCTGAACTGGACGAAAATCTGA